From one Pseudomonas fluorescens genomic stretch:
- a CDS encoding HAD family hydrolase: protein MKAHVIFDFDQTLLPGESTVQVLELGLQYQGNAAQRLQKLASIAPRALAGNASAKELITLLSMVPSIRRKHIQLYVEQRLTQLPHALGQALHYLQQRQVGIHIISGGYMEWIVPLAQAWGIEARHVVANRFFWFGSRALTIRPSPLLSTAQGKGAIIRDWRRRGQLKGPVLMVGDGQADFRVFQQGLVDDFICIDYFVGKPLPDCAAIRRRAVHPDQVLGLIRQALAQQGLAI, encoded by the coding sequence ATGAAAGCCCATGTGATCTTCGACTTCGATCAGACGTTACTACCGGGGGAAAGCACAGTACAGGTGCTGGAGCTGGGCCTGCAGTATCAGGGCAATGCCGCACAGCGCCTGCAAAAACTCGCCAGCATCGCGCCCCGGGCCCTGGCCGGCAATGCCAGCGCAAAAGAGTTGATAACCCTGCTGAGCATGGTGCCGAGCATTCGCCGCAAGCATATCCAGCTCTATGTCGAACAACGCCTTACGCAGTTGCCGCACGCCCTTGGCCAGGCACTGCACTACCTACAGCAGCGCCAGGTTGGCATCCATATTATCTCTGGCGGCTACATGGAATGGATTGTGCCACTGGCTCAGGCATGGGGAATCGAGGCACGCCATGTAGTAGCCAATCGGTTTTTCTGGTTCGGTTCACGGGCCCTGACCATACGCCCATCCCCCTTGCTCAGCACAGCACAGGGCAAAGGCGCGATCATTCGTGATTGGCGCAGGCGCGGCCAGCTCAAAGGACCGGTGCTCATGGTTGGCGACGGGCAAGCGGACTTTCGCGTGTTCCAGCAAGGGTTGGTCGACGACTTTATCTGTATCGATTACTTCGTCGGTAAACCACTGCCCGACTGCGCCGCCATTCGACGGCGCGCGGTACATCCCGATCAGGTACTGGGGCTGATCCGCCAGGCTCTGGCTCAGCAGGGCCTGGCCATCTGA
- a CDS encoding response regulator transcription factor, whose protein sequence is MSDEIQVEGEELPHLLLVDDDATFTRVMARAMSRRGFRVSTAGSAEEGLKIAQDDVPDYATLDLKMDGDSGLVLLPKLLELDPEMRVVILTGYSSIATAVEAIKRGACNYLCKPADADDVLAALLSEHADLDSLVPENPMSVDRLQWEHIQRVLTEHEGNISATARALGMHRRTLQRKLQKRPVRR, encoded by the coding sequence ATGAGTGATGAAATCCAGGTTGAAGGCGAAGAGCTGCCGCACCTGCTGCTGGTCGACGACGACGCTACCTTTACCCGGGTAATGGCCCGGGCCATGAGTCGCCGCGGCTTTCGCGTGAGCACTGCAGGCTCCGCCGAAGAGGGCTTGAAAATAGCCCAGGACGACGTGCCGGACTACGCCACGCTGGACTTGAAGATGGATGGCGATTCAGGCCTGGTGCTGCTGCCCAAGCTGCTGGAGCTGGACCCGGAAATGCGCGTGGTAATCCTCACCGGTTACTCGAGCATCGCCACAGCGGTCGAGGCGATCAAGCGCGGTGCCTGCAACTACCTGTGCAAGCCGGCCGATGCCGACGACGTACTGGCTGCGTTGCTGTCCGAGCACGCCGACCTCGACAGCCTGGTGCCGGAAAACCCGATGTCGGTGGACCGCCTGCAGTGGGAGCACATTCAGCGTGTGCTGACCGAGCATGAAGGCAATATCTCCGCCACGGCCCGGGCCTTGGGCATGCACCGGCGGACCTTGCAGCGCAAGCTGCAGAAGCGCCCGGTTCGGCGCTGA
- a CDS encoding ATP-binding protein yields MLAPVQMLSATRQNLWRLTFIRILVLAAQAGSVGVAYWTELLPLPWLSLVITLGLSMLLCVFTALRLRLTLPVTELEYAFQLACDLLIHSALLYYSGGSTNPFVSYYLVPLAIAAVTLPWVYSLILSGIALAAYSLLLVQFYPLETFPMAREKMQVYGMWLSIALAAAVITFFAAKMAEELRRQEQLRAERREEGLRDQQLLAVATQAAGAAHELGTPLATMSVLIKEMRQDHSDPLLQEDLAVLQDQVKLCKETLQNLVRAAEANRRLAVENQEVTFWLDEALNRWHLMRPEASYRFQRLGQGAVPRLAPPPDLTQALLNLLNNAADACPDDLEIRLDWDAQDMVISIRDHGPGVPAAIAESIGKPFFTTKGKGFGLGLFLSKASVTRAGGSVKLYSHEEGGTLTELRLPRDARGDV; encoded by the coding sequence ATGCTCGCCCCCGTACAAATGCTGTCTGCCACCCGTCAGAACCTCTGGCGCCTGACCTTCATCCGCATCCTGGTGCTTGCCGCCCAGGCCGGCTCGGTCGGTGTCGCCTACTGGACCGAACTGCTGCCGCTGCCGTGGCTGTCGCTGGTCATCACCCTCGGCCTGTCGATGCTGCTGTGCGTCTTCACGGCCCTGCGCCTGCGCCTGACATTGCCGGTCACCGAGCTTGAGTATGCCTTCCAGCTGGCCTGTGACCTGCTGATACATAGCGCCTTGCTTTACTACTCGGGCGGTTCGACCAACCCCTTCGTGTCCTATTACCTGGTGCCCCTGGCCATCGCTGCGGTGACTTTGCCCTGGGTCTACTCGCTGATCCTCTCCGGCATCGCCCTGGCGGCCTATAGCCTGCTGCTGGTGCAGTTCTATCCGCTGGAGACCTTCCCCATGGCCCGGGAGAAGATGCAGGTCTACGGCATGTGGCTGAGTATCGCCCTGGCCGCTGCGGTGATTACCTTCTTTGCCGCGAAGATGGCCGAAGAGCTGCGCCGCCAGGAGCAACTGCGCGCCGAACGCCGCGAGGAGGGCTTGCGCGACCAGCAACTGCTGGCCGTGGCCACCCAGGCGGCTGGTGCCGCCCATGAACTGGGTACGCCGCTGGCGACCATGAGTGTGTTGATCAAGGAAATGCGTCAGGACCACAGCGACCCTTTGTTGCAGGAAGACCTGGCGGTGCTGCAGGACCAGGTCAAGCTGTGTAAAGAGACCCTGCAGAATTTGGTCCGCGCCGCTGAAGCCAACCGACGCCTGGCGGTCGAGAACCAGGAAGTGACCTTCTGGCTTGATGAGGCGCTCAACCGCTGGCACCTGATGCGCCCCGAGGCCAGCTACCGCTTCCAGCGCCTGGGCCAGGGCGCCGTGCCGCGTCTGGCACCGCCGCCGGACCTGACCCAGGCCCTGCTGAACCTGTTGAACAATGCAGCCGATGCCTGCCCGGACGACCTCGAGATACGTCTGGACTGGGACGCCCAGGACATGGTCATCAGCATCCGCGACCACGGCCCGGGCGTGCCGGCGGCCATTGCCGAATCGATCGGCAAACCCTTCTTTACCACCAAGGGCAAAGGCTTCGGCCTGGGCCTGTTCTTGAGCAAGGCCAGCGTGACCCGTGCTGGCGGCTCGGTAAAACTCTATAGTCATGAGGAAGGCGGTACGCTCACCGAGCTGCGCCTGCCGCGTGACGCGCGAGGAGATGTGTGA
- a CDS encoding SIMPL domain-containing protein (The SIMPL domain is named for its presence in mouse protein SIMPL (signalling molecule that associates with mouse pelle-like kinase). Bacterial member BP26, from Brucella, was shown to assemble into a channel-like structure, while YggE from E. coli has been associated with resistance to oxidative stress.), with protein MSITRSSAALVMATSLLASLPALAEEAPRYNQISLRAEVSKEVARDLMVVTLYSEAQNTDPGKLATQITETMNKAVKQAREVKEVKISQGSRNSYPIYDNKGQKITGWRERAELRLESADFPALSQLTGTLLQDLKMGGMDFSIAPATRKTSEDDLLKDAVNAFKARAQLATEALGGKGYKVVNLNLNSSGYPHPYARSAPMMMKAGMAEDAAPAPEIEAGTSQVTLSADGTIEVQMP; from the coding sequence ATGTCTATCACCCGCAGCAGCGCCGCCCTGGTCATGGCCACCAGCTTGCTCGCCAGCCTTCCGGCCCTGGCCGAAGAAGCCCCGCGCTACAACCAGATTTCGCTGCGCGCCGAAGTCAGCAAGGAAGTGGCCCGCGACCTGATGGTCGTGACCCTGTACAGCGAAGCGCAGAATACCGACCCGGGCAAGTTGGCCACGCAAATCACCGAAACCATGAACAAGGCGGTGAAACAGGCGCGTGAGGTCAAGGAAGTAAAGATCAGTCAGGGCAGCCGCAATAGCTACCCGATCTACGACAACAAGGGCCAGAAGATCACCGGCTGGCGTGAGCGCGCCGAACTGCGCCTGGAAAGCGCCGACTTCCCGGCCCTGTCGCAACTCACCGGTACCCTGCTGCAGGACCTGAAAATGGGTGGCATGGACTTCTCCATCGCCCCGGCCACGCGCAAGACCAGCGAAGACGACCTGCTCAAGGATGCGGTCAACGCCTTCAAGGCCCGCGCCCAACTGGCCACCGAAGCCCTGGGCGGCAAAGGCTACAAAGTGGTCAACCTCAACCTCAACAGCAGCGGCTACCCACATCCTTATGCGCGCAGCGCGCCGATGATGATGAAAGCAGGAATGGCCGAAGACGCCGCACCTGCCCCGGAAATCGAAGCGGGTACCAGCCAGGTAACCCTCAGCGCCGATGGCACCATCGAAGTCCAGATGCCGTAA
- a CDS encoding ABC transporter substrate-binding protein — protein MLKHAVIPFLVGAGLLASAPSALAATNLVFCSEGSPAGFDPGQYTTGTDFDASAETVFNRLSQFERGGTAVIPGLATSWDISEDGLTYTFHLREGVKFHTTVFFKPTRAFNADDVLFTFNRMLDKDMPFRKAYPTEFPYFTDMGMDKNIAKVEKIDDHTVKFTLNGVDAAFIQNLAMSFASIQSAEYADQLLKQGKPADINQKPIGTGPFVFSKYQKDAQIRFKGNKDYWKPDDVKIDNLIFAITTDASVRMQKLKKNECQVTLFPRPADIKPLKSDPNLKMPDQAGFNLGYIAYNVMDKIKGSNEPNPMAQLKVREALDMAVNKQQIIDSVYQGAGQLAVNAMPPTQWSYDTTIKDAKYDPEKAKQLLKEAGIKEGTEINLWAMPVQRPYNPNAKLMAEMLQSDWAKIGIKAKIISYEWGEYIKRSKGGENGAMLIGWSGDNGDPDNWLGTLFGCDALEGNNFSKWCYKPYDDLVKQAKATSDQAKRTELYKQAQHILKQQVPMTPIAHSTVYQPMRSTVQDFKISPFGLNSFYGVSVTK, from the coding sequence ATGCTCAAACACGCGGTCATTCCGTTTCTGGTCGGCGCAGGCTTGCTTGCCAGCGCACCTTCCGCCCTTGCGGCGACTAACCTGGTGTTCTGCTCCGAAGGCAGTCCCGCGGGCTTCGACCCCGGCCAGTACACCACCGGAACCGACTTCGATGCTTCAGCCGAGACCGTCTTCAACCGCCTGAGCCAGTTCGAGCGTGGCGGCACCGCAGTCATCCCGGGCCTGGCGACCAGCTGGGACATTTCCGAAGATGGCCTGACCTACACCTTCCACCTGCGTGAAGGGGTCAAGTTCCACACCACCGTTTTTTTCAAGCCGACCCGAGCTTTTAACGCCGACGACGTGCTGTTCACCTTCAATCGGATGCTCGACAAGGACATGCCGTTCCGCAAGGCGTACCCCACCGAGTTCCCGTACTTCACCGACATGGGCATGGACAAGAACATCGCCAAGGTCGAAAAAATCGACGATCACACGGTCAAGTTCACCCTCAATGGCGTCGATGCTGCGTTCATCCAGAACCTGGCGATGAGCTTCGCCTCGATCCAGTCCGCCGAATATGCCGACCAACTGCTCAAACAGGGCAAGCCTGCCGACATCAACCAGAAGCCGATCGGCACCGGCCCGTTCGTATTCAGCAAGTACCAGAAAGACGCGCAGATCCGCTTCAAGGGCAACAAGGACTACTGGAAGCCGGATGATGTGAAGATCGACAACCTGATCTTCGCCATTACCACCGATGCCTCGGTGCGCATGCAGAAGCTGAAAAAGAACGAGTGCCAGGTCACCCTGTTCCCGCGCCCGGCCGACATCAAGCCTCTGAAGAGCGACCCGAACCTGAAGATGCCTGACCAGGCCGGCTTCAACCTCGGCTACATCGCCTACAACGTGATGGACAAGATCAAGGGCAGCAACGAGCCCAACCCGATGGCCCAGCTCAAGGTCCGTGAAGCGCTGGACATGGCGGTGAACAAGCAGCAGATCATCGACTCGGTGTACCAGGGCGCCGGCCAGCTGGCAGTCAATGCCATGCCGCCAACCCAGTGGTCCTACGACACCACCATCAAGGACGCCAAGTACGATCCGGAGAAAGCCAAGCAACTGCTCAAGGAAGCCGGCATCAAGGAAGGCACCGAGATCAACCTCTGGGCCATGCCGGTGCAACGTCCGTACAACCCCAATGCCAAGCTGATGGCCGAGATGCTGCAATCGGACTGGGCCAAGATCGGCATCAAGGCCAAGATCATCAGCTACGAATGGGGTGAGTACATCAAGCGCTCCAAAGGCGGCGAGAACGGCGCCATGCTGATTGGCTGGAGCGGCGACAACGGTGACCCGGACAACTGGCTGGGCACCCTGTTCGGCTGCGACGCCCTGGAAGGCAACAACTTCTCCAAGTGGTGCTACAAGCCGTACGACGACCTGGTCAAGCAAGCCAAGGCCACTTCCGACCAGGCCAAGCGCACCGAGTTGTACAAGCAAGCGCAACATATCCTCAAACAACAGGTTCCGATGACACCTATCGCGCACTCGACGGTGTATCAACCTATGCGTTCAACCGTACAGGACTTCAAGATCAGCCCATTTGGCTTGAACTCCTTCTATGGGGTCAGCGTGACCAAATAG
- a CDS encoding ABC transporter substrate-binding protein — MRHTPMYAALLGLGLLAQAPMSLAKNLVFCSEGSPGGFDTAQYTSATDNDAAEPIYNRLVEFERGATAVKPALAKSWEVSDDGLTYTFHLREGVKFHSNKAFTPSRDFNADDVLFTFNRMLDREHPFRKAYPTEFPYFVSMSLDKNIARIEKTAPMTVVFTLNSVDAAFVQNLAMSFAAVLSAQYAEQLMSSGRPSDINQKPIGTGPFVFQRYQKDSQIRYRGNKDYWDPSQVKIEQLIFSINTDPSVRIQKLRKNECQITLHPRPADLDALKNDPKLQVIEKPGFNLGYIAYNVQHKPFDQLEVRQAMDMAVNKPAIVKAVYQEAGQLAVGSMPPTQWSYDETIKDAGYNPDKARELLKAAGVKEGTEITLWAMPVQRPYNPNAKLMAEMLQADWGKVGLKVKIVSYEWGEYLKRTKDGEHDISLIGWTGDNGDPDNWLGTLYSCDAIGSNNYSMWCDPQYDALVKKAKTVTDREQRTTLYQQAQQRLKQQLPITPIAHSTVNQPLSAKVVDFKVSPFGRNNFSGVSTE, encoded by the coding sequence ATGCGCCACACCCCAATGTATGCGGCATTGCTGGGCCTCGGCCTGCTCGCCCAGGCCCCCATGAGCCTGGCCAAGAACCTGGTGTTCTGCTCCGAAGGCAGCCCCGGCGGTTTTGATACCGCCCAATACACCAGCGCCACCGACAACGACGCCGCCGAGCCGATCTACAACCGCCTGGTGGAATTCGAACGCGGCGCTACCGCGGTCAAGCCGGCCCTGGCTAAAAGCTGGGAGGTTTCCGACGACGGCCTGACCTATACCTTCCACTTGCGCGAAGGGGTCAAGTTTCACAGCAACAAGGCGTTCACCCCCAGTCGCGACTTCAATGCCGACGACGTGCTCTTCACCTTCAATCGCATGCTCGATCGCGAACATCCGTTCCGCAAAGCCTACCCCACCGAGTTCCCCTATTTCGTCAGCATGAGCCTGGACAAGAACATCGCCCGGATCGAAAAAACCGCGCCGATGACCGTGGTCTTCACCCTCAACAGCGTTGATGCCGCCTTCGTGCAGAACCTGGCGATGAGCTTTGCCGCCGTGCTCTCGGCGCAATACGCCGAGCAGTTGATGAGCTCCGGGCGCCCCAGCGACATCAACCAGAAGCCCATCGGCACCGGCCCGTTCGTATTCCAGCGCTACCAGAAGGACTCGCAGATCCGCTATCGCGGCAACAAGGACTACTGGGACCCGAGCCAGGTGAAGATCGAGCAGTTGATCTTCTCGATCAATACCGACCCCTCGGTGCGCATTCAGAAGCTGCGCAAGAACGAATGCCAGATCACCTTGCACCCGCGCCCGGCTGACCTCGATGCACTCAAAAACGACCCCAAGCTGCAGGTCATCGAAAAGCCCGGTTTCAACCTCGGTTACATCGCCTACAACGTGCAGCACAAACCCTTCGATCAACTTGAAGTACGCCAGGCCATGGACATGGCGGTGAACAAGCCGGCCATTGTCAAAGCGGTGTACCAGGAAGCCGGGCAACTGGCAGTCGGCAGCATGCCGCCGACCCAGTGGTCCTACGACGAAACCATCAAGGATGCCGGCTACAACCCGGACAAGGCCCGCGAACTGCTCAAGGCCGCCGGGGTCAAGGAAGGCACTGAAATCACCCTCTGGGCCATGCCCGTGCAACGCCCGTACAACCCCAATGCCAAGCTGATGGCCGAAATGCTCCAGGCCGACTGGGGCAAGGTCGGCCTGAAAGTGAAAATCGTCAGCTATGAATGGGGCGAATATCTCAAGCGCACCAAGGACGGTGAACACGACATCTCGCTGATCGGCTGGACCGGCGACAACGGTGATCCGGACAACTGGCTCGGCACCCTGTACAGCTGCGACGCGATTGGCAGCAACAACTACTCGATGTGGTGCGACCCGCAGTACGACGCCCTGGTCAAAAAGGCCAAAACCGTCACCGACCGCGAGCAACGCACCACGCTCTACCAACAGGCGCAGCAGCGCCTCAAGCAACAGTTGCCCATCACCCCGATCGCCCACTCGACGGTCAACCAGCCGCTCAGTGCCAAGGTCGTGGATTTCAAGGTAAGTCCTTTCGGGCGCAACAACTTCTCAGGCGTCAGTACCGAATAA
- a CDS encoding OprD family porin yields the protein MAQAEPASQDFVPVSVKSTNAQSEAKGFIEGQSLSGSTRNWYARERATRAPMWKYYKSDGTQHDTHSRDNWVQGTILNYSSGFTEGTIGFATEVAAYNAIALERGRAAVAGPNNRTLTHSDGDVIGQWSKMGLANVKARVSNTTLTAGRQSMDTPVLAYIGNRALPSSFEGVSLHSEEFDNLSFDIGTFDRLSTRTEQGTSKFVAEYGDRAFEADHVNIAGVNYQPLKSLKTSFYVSNVEDLWNQYYFGASHELGDSAVLSLTTGLNYYKTKDEGKSKLGDIDNDTYSLSLGLTHQAHNLTFSYQQVNGNEYFDYLHDTNAIFLANSLLSDFNGPNEKSMQIAYVLNMAQYGVPGLKFNLYNARGWDIDGTHYKSTGYDVRGLDGENHYEWGIGTTYAVQSGTLKDTTIRATYTAHRASKAQADGSLDELRIVTTIPFNFL from the coding sequence ATGGCCCAAGCCGAACCTGCCAGCCAGGACTTCGTTCCGGTCAGCGTCAAATCCACCAACGCCCAGAGTGAAGCCAAGGGTTTCATTGAAGGCCAGAGCCTGTCCGGCTCGACCCGCAACTGGTATGCCCGCGAACGCGCCACCCGTGCGCCGATGTGGAAGTACTACAAGAGCGACGGTACCCAACACGACACCCACAGCCGTGACAACTGGGTGCAGGGCACCATCCTCAACTACAGCTCGGGCTTCACTGAAGGCACCATCGGCTTCGCCACCGAAGTCGCTGCCTACAACGCCATTGCCCTGGAGCGGGGACGCGCCGCAGTCGCCGGGCCGAACAACCGGACCCTGACCCACAGCGATGGCGACGTCATCGGCCAGTGGAGCAAGATGGGCCTGGCCAACGTCAAGGCACGGGTCTCCAACACCACCCTGACTGCCGGCCGCCAATCGATGGACACCCCGGTGCTTGCCTATATCGGCAACCGGGCCTTGCCCTCGAGCTTCGAGGGTGTGAGCCTGCACAGCGAAGAGTTCGACAACCTGTCCTTTGACATCGGCACCTTCGACCGGCTCTCGACCCGGACCGAACAGGGCACCAGCAAATTCGTTGCCGAGTACGGCGATCGCGCCTTTGAAGCCGACCACGTCAACATCGCCGGTGTGAACTACCAGCCACTGAAGAGCCTGAAAACCAGCTTCTACGTGTCCAACGTCGAAGACCTGTGGAACCAGTACTACTTCGGCGCCAGCCATGAACTGGGCGACAGCGCGGTACTGAGCCTGACCACCGGCCTGAACTACTACAAGACCAAGGATGAAGGCAAAAGCAAACTCGGCGACATCGACAACGACACTTACAGTCTGTCGCTCGGCCTGACCCACCAGGCGCACAACCTGACCTTCTCCTACCAGCAGGTCAACGGCAACGAGTACTTCGACTACCTGCACGACACCAACGCGATCTTCCTGGCCAACTCCCTGCTCTCGGACTTCAACGGCCCGAACGAGAAGTCGATGCAGATCGCCTACGTGCTGAACATGGCCCAGTACGGCGTGCCTGGCCTGAAGTTCAACCTGTACAACGCTCGCGGCTGGGACATCGACGGCACCCACTACAAGAGCACCGGTTACGACGTCCGCGGCCTGGACGGCGAGAACCACTACGAGTGGGGTATCGGCACCACCTACGCGGTGCAGAGCGGCACCCTCAAGGACACCACCATCCGCGCGACCTACACCGCGCACCGGGCCAGCAAGGCCCAGGCCGACGGTAGCCTGGACGAGCTGCGGATTGTCACCACCATTCCTTTCAATTTCCTCTAG
- a CDS encoding ABC transporter substrate-binding protein produces MKLLPLQAALAAVLLSTAAGLAAKPLVVCTEASPEGFDIVQYTTAVTADASAEAIFNRLVDFKPGTTDIQPALAERWDISDDGLTYTFHLRPGVKFHTTDYFTPTREMNADDVLWSFQRQLDPNHPWHNKTSIGFPYFESMGFKDLLKSVEKTDEHTVVFTLTRPEAPFLRDLAMAFTSIYSAEYGDQLLKADKTAELNSKPIGTGPFIFQRYNKDAQVRYKANPDYFRGKPPADALIFAIANDNNVRLQKLRANECQVALYPKPDDIPSIKADPKLKVAEMEALTTGYISLNTEHKYLSDVRVRKAINIAFDRQTHVDQLFGKGNALVAVNPYPPSMIGYNTDNKNPPRDLDKARALLKEAGVPEGTVLTLFTRNGGGPTNPNPRLSAEMLQADLAKIGLTVDIRVMEWAEMLRRAKKGEADMVSTGWASDNGDPDNFLSPLLSCDAVKSGENYARWCNQTFQQLISKAREVTDNNERAALYVKALAVYDEDQPWISMAHPQMFTAMRDNVEGYHINPLTNNNFATTQVK; encoded by the coding sequence ATGAAACTGTTACCACTACAGGCTGCCCTGGCAGCCGTCCTGTTGAGTACCGCGGCGGGCCTGGCGGCCAAGCCGCTGGTGGTGTGTACCGAGGCCAGCCCGGAAGGCTTCGATATCGTCCAGTACACCACCGCCGTGACCGCCGACGCCTCGGCCGAGGCCATCTTCAACCGCCTGGTCGACTTCAAGCCGGGCACCACTGATATCCAGCCGGCCCTGGCCGAGCGCTGGGACATCAGCGATGACGGCCTGACCTACACTTTCCATCTGCGCCCGGGGGTCAAGTTCCACACCACCGACTATTTCACCCCCACCCGAGAGATGAATGCCGACGACGTGCTGTGGAGTTTCCAACGACAGCTGGACCCCAATCACCCGTGGCACAACAAGACCAGCATCGGCTTCCCCTATTTCGAAAGCATGGGCTTCAAGGACCTGCTCAAAAGCGTCGAGAAGACCGACGAGCACACCGTGGTCTTCACCCTGACCCGCCCCGAAGCGCCCTTCCTGCGTGACCTGGCCATGGCCTTCACCTCGATCTATTCCGCCGAGTACGGTGACCAGTTGCTCAAGGCCGACAAGACCGCAGAGCTCAACAGCAAGCCGATCGGCACCGGCCCGTTCATCTTCCAGCGCTACAACAAGGACGCGCAGGTGCGCTACAAGGCCAACCCGGACTATTTCCGCGGCAAGCCACCAGCCGATGCACTGATCTTCGCCATCGCCAACGACAACAACGTGCGCCTGCAAAAGCTCAGGGCCAACGAATGCCAGGTGGCGCTGTATCCCAAGCCCGATGACATCCCCAGCATCAAGGCCGACCCCAAGTTGAAAGTGGCCGAGATGGAAGCCCTGACCACCGGCTACATCTCGCTCAACACCGAACACAAGTACCTGAGCGATGTGCGCGTGCGTAAAGCGATCAACATCGCCTTCGACCGCCAGACCCACGTCGATCAACTGTTCGGCAAGGGCAACGCGCTCGTCGCCGTCAACCCTTACCCGCCGAGCATGATTGGCTACAACACCGACAACAAGAACCCGCCCCGCGATCTCGACAAGGCCCGCGCCCTGCTCAAGGAAGCCGGCGTGCCCGAAGGCACCGTGCTGACCTTGTTCACCCGCAATGGCGGCGGCCCGACCAACCCCAACCCGCGCCTGAGCGCCGAAATGCTCCAGGCGGACCTGGCCAAGATCGGCCTGACCGTCGATATCCGCGTGATGGAGTGGGCCGAAATGCTGCGCCGGGCCAAGAAGGGTGAAGCCGATATGGTTTCAACCGGCTGGGCCAGCGACAACGGCGACCCGGACAATTTCCTCAGCCCGCTGCTCAGCTGCGATGCGGTGAAAAGTGGCGAGAACTATGCCCGCTGGTGCAATCAAACCTTCCAGCAGTTGATCAGCAAGGCCCGCGAAGTCACCGACAACAATGAGCGCGCAGCGCTCTATGTAAAGGCTCTGGCGGTGTACGATGAAGATCAACCGTGGATCAGCATGGCCCATCCGCAGATGTTCACCGCCATGCGCGACAACGTTGAGGGGTACCACATCAACCCCCTCACCAATAACAACTTCGCCACTACCCAGGTGAAGTAG
- a CDS encoding ABC transporter permease subunit, with protein MFSFIARRLGLLIPTFFGITLLTFALIRLIPGDPVEVMMGERRVDPEMHAQAMERLGLNKPLPEQYLDYVSKLAQGDLGESLRTRESVWTEFLALFPATLELAMAALFFAGVIGLLAGVIAALKRGSLFDHGVMGISLAGYSMPIFWWGLILIMFFSVSLGWTPVSGRIDLLYDIEPKTGFMLIDTLLSDEEGAFKDALMHLILPAIVLGTIPLAVIARMTRSSMLEVLREDYIRTARAKGLSPARVVFVHGLRNALIPVLTVFGLQVGTLLAGAVLTETIFSWPGIGKWLIEAIGARDYPVVQNGILLIACLVILVNFVVDILYGLANPRIRHQR; from the coding sequence ATGTTTAGTTTTATTGCCCGGCGACTGGGATTGCTGATCCCGACCTTCTTCGGCATCACCTTGCTGACGTTTGCGCTCATACGGCTGATACCCGGTGATCCGGTGGAGGTCATGATGGGCGAGCGCCGGGTCGACCCGGAAATGCACGCCCAGGCCATGGAGCGCCTTGGCCTGAACAAACCACTGCCCGAACAGTACCTGGACTACGTCAGCAAGCTCGCCCAGGGTGACCTCGGCGAGTCGCTACGCACTCGCGAAAGCGTCTGGACCGAGTTCCTCGCGCTGTTCCCGGCCACCCTGGAACTGGCCATGGCGGCCCTGTTTTTCGCCGGGGTGATCGGCTTGCTGGCCGGGGTAATCGCCGCGCTCAAGCGCGGTTCGCTGTTCGATCATGGGGTCATGGGCATCTCGCTGGCCGGCTACTCGATGCCGATCTTCTGGTGGGGCCTGATCCTGATCATGTTCTTCTCCGTGAGCCTGGGCTGGACCCCGGTTTCCGGACGTATCGACCTGCTCTACGACATCGAGCCGAAAACCGGCTTCATGCTCATCGACACCCTGCTCAGCGATGAAGAAGGCGCCTTCAAGGACGCACTGATGCACCTGATTCTGCCGGCCATCGTCCTGGGCACCATTCCGCTGGCGGTGATCGCGCGGATGACCCGTTCCTCGATGCTCGAAGTGCTGCGCGAAGACTACATCCGCACCGCCCGCGCCAAGGGCCTGTCGCCAGCCCGTGTGGTGTTCGTGCATGGCCTGCGCAACGCACTGATCCCGGTGCTGACGGTGTTCGGCCTGCAGGTCGGCACCTTGCTCGCCGGTGCCGTACTGACCGAAACCATCTTTTCCTGGCCGGGCATCGGCAAGTGGCTGATCGAAGCCATCGGCGCCCGTGACTACCCCGTGGTACAGAACGGCATCCTGTTGATTGCCTGCCTGGTGATCCTGGTCAACTTCGTCGTGGACATCCTCTACGGCCTGGCCAACCCACGCATCCGTCATCAGCGCTGA